Proteins from one Neodiprion fabricii isolate iyNeoFabr1 chromosome 5, iyNeoFabr1.1, whole genome shotgun sequence genomic window:
- the LOC124183993 gene encoding ATP-binding cassette sub-family C member 4-like isoform X2, which produces MNANRNWSLVRNQRNHPRPRPSLMWTLIRILWAPYLVQGLLLFAQLMVLRVLQPILQGWIIDYFNQAEEQITQNDALLYSVYLVVVTLSVVFVTHHTDFRNRQTGMRARVACCSLIYRKVLRLDQNATNNAAGLIANLMSNDVARFDSLPAYFHFVWISPFQVVLIGYVMWQIVGPTSLVGIVVMMLQTIPLQGYLSTVSRKLRSKIAAKTDYRVQLMSELISGIQVVKMYAWEKPFELIVSKVRAVEMKLVGYTSYLRGIYLSITVFTEKTTLFLTLIVFVLNGNSLTANITFVLSTLFNVLQFTCAICLPKAVLMAGETAVSLERITDFLLLDESKSLETVDIPSVCGVQTVEEPTTSGHQTDNGIGIQMINVGANWIDSQIPPTLCHISLDLKNQSLCALVGSFGSGKSSLLHLILGELKLGAGSVSFYCIENGIRTTKNSHDIRISYAGQNPWVFLASIRENILFGQPYDESRYQEVTRVCALVEDFEQFPQGDLSCVGEKGASLSGGQRARINLARAIYRDADVYLLDDPLSAVDTGVARHLFEECIKGFLDQKTRILVTHQVQYLQQAHTVIVLDRGMVKCQGTYENLVQSQSQLLTSEQSKELDELGKIKKNIQVTPTATNSNYQLAEEFKTVENSRDIPEEEVMTGNMSSQVYWSYFLAGGNICSLIFIATIFVIGQVATTGIDYWVSYWSNQEAIRFTLQSKRFNTSNTSSHMNIDDNQPLLYSTSHSQWIDEFGLLHQDVAIYIYAGCIVSCIILVTLRHLLFMKMCVNASCNLHNSMFANILVTTMRFFNTNPSGRILNRFSKDMGAMDELLPNTMLEALQILTMMIGMFTIVAVVNPWMIIPIVIINGIFYVIRFYYLKTAQDIKRLEGIAKSPMFSHVTSTLDGLTTIRSRGTAVESMLRKEFDRLQDEHTRASYLTIAGASGFGLTLDICSVILIACVCFSFILMDDGNFLGGSVGLAISQSLAMSGVVQYGMWQTAEVISQMTSVERVLQYTNLPKEGPFTTEQPPSPTWPSDGGLIFKNVTMRYADNEPPVLKDLNVDIKPGWKVGIVGRTGAGKSSLVSALFRLHDGGTDGEIIIDGINTRSVGLHELRRGISIIPQEPILFSETLRYNLDPFGHYSDTELWHSLREVELENMTSSLDIPVAEGGANFSVGQRQLICLARAILKENKLLVLDEVTANIDPITDKLIQNTISRRFAECTVVTIAHRLNTVMNSDRVLVMGEGRILEYDHPHLLLKDRNGYFSQMLQQTGTTVADELAAISERNYNSQPNIRVREPSNEVITAASE; this is translated from the exons ATGAATGCAAACCGAAATTGGAGTCTGGTGAGAAATCAGAGGAATCATCCAAGGCCAAGACCAAGTTTGATGTGGACGTTGATTCGGATTCTTTGGGCACCATATTTGGTGCAAGGACTGCTCCTCTTCGCACAACTGATGGTACTGCGTGTTCTACAACCGATACTCCAGGGTTGGATAATCGACTACTTCAATCAGGCAGAAGAGCAGATAACACAAAACGATGCTCTCCTCTATTCTGTTTATCTGGTTGTTGTCACTCTCAGTGTTGTCTTCGTAACTCATCACACCGATTTTCGGAATCGGCAGACCGGAATGCGCGCAAGGGTTGCATGCTGCTCGTTAATATACAGAAAG GTTCTACGGTTAGATCAGAATGCGACGAACAATGCAGCGGGCTTGATAGCTAATTTGATGAGTAATGATGTCGCACGTTTCGATTCGTTACCGGCATATTTTCACTTCGTCTGGATCTCGCCATTCCAG GTCGTATTGATTGGATATGTAATGTGGCAAATCGTCGGTCCAACTTCGTTAGTAGGAATCGTCGTCATGATGTTACAGACCATTCCTCTTCAAGGGTACTTGAGTACCGTCAGCAGGAAGCTACGGTCGAAGATTGCGGCGAAGACGGATTACCGGGTACAACTGATGAGTGAACTGATTTCTGGAATACAG GTTGTCAAGATGTACGCGTGGGAAAAACCATTTGAGTTGATAGTATCGAAAGTTCGAGCGGTGGAGATGAAACTGGTCGGGTATACGTCGTACCTCAGGGGAATATATCTGAGTATTACGGTCTTCACGGAAAAAACCACTCTTTTCTTAACACTGATTGTATTCGTTCTTAATGGGAACTCGCTTACTGCAAATATTACATTCGTATTATCAACGCTATTCAATGTACTACAATTCACGTGTGCTATATGCTTACCCAAGGCAGTACTCATGGCTGGTGAAACTGCTGTATCTCTGGAGAGAATAACG GACTTTCTACTTTTGGACGAAAGTAAATCACTAGAAACAGTCGATATCCCATCGGTCTGCGGGGTGCAGACTGTGGAAGAACCCACGACATCGGGTCATCAAACCGATAATGGAATTGGAATCCAAATGATCAACGTTGGGGCAAACTGGATTGATAGTCAGATACCACCGACTTTGTGTCACATATCGctggatttaaaaaatcagtCACTCTGTGCTCTCGTGGGTTCGTTTGGTTCGGGAAAATCATCTCTGCTTCACCTGATATTAGGGGAGTTGAAACTGGGAGCTGGAAGCGTGTCGTTCTACTGTATTGAAAATGGTATCAGGACTACTAAAAATAGTCACGATATTCGTATTTCATATGCTGGCCAAAACCCTTGGGTTTTCCTTGCCTCCATACGCGAGAACATACTATTCGGCCAGCCGTATGACGAAAGTCGATACCAAGAG GTGACACGAGTTTGCGCTCTGGTCGAAGACTTCGAACAGTTTCCCCAAGGTGATTTGAGCTGTGTGGGAGAAAAAGGAGCGTCTTTGTCCGGGGGCCAGAGAGCCCGTATCAATTTGGCTAGAGCTATTTACAGAGATGCCGATGTCTACCTCCTGGATGATCCTCTCAGTGCTGTAGACACTGGCGTGGCTCGTCACTTGTTCGAAGAATGCATTAAGGGCTTCCTGGATCAAAAGACTCGAATACTCGTTACTCATCAAGTACAATATCTTCAGCAAGCTCACACTGTTATAGTTCTCGATCGG GGCATGGTGAAGTGCCAAGGGACATACGAAAATCTGGTCCAATCGCAATCCCAGTTGTTAACTTCTGAGCAGTCCAAAGAACTCGACGAAttaggaaaaattaaaaaaaatatccag GTGACGCCTACAGCTACGAATAGCAATTATCAGCTGGCGGAAGAGTTCAAAACCGTTGAAAACTCCAGAGATATCCCAGAAGAAGAGGTAATGACAGGAAATATGTCGAGTCAAGTATACTGGAGCTATTTCCTGGCGGGTGGTAATATCTGCTCGTTGATTTTTATCGCGACAATTTTTGTGATCGGTCAAGTGGCGACAACCGGGATCGATTACTGGGTATCGTACTGGAGTAACCAGGAGGCTATCAGATTCACGCTACAATCTAAAAGATTCAATACTTCTAATACAAGCAGTCACATGAATATTGACGATAATCAGCCACTGCTGTACTCGACATCCCATTCGCAGTGGATTGATGAATTCGGACTGCTGCATCAAGACGTGGCAATTTATATCTACGCCGGATGTATTGTCAGCTGTATTATCCTCGTTACACTACGCCACTTGCTCTTCATGAAGATGTGCGTCAATGCCAGCTGCAATCTACACAATTCCATGTTCGCCAACATTCTTGTAACTACTATGCGGTTCTTCAATACTAATCCATCTG GAAGGATTCTCAATAGATTCTCCAAGGACATGGGTGCGATGGATGAACTGCTGCCCAACACCATGCTGGAAGCACTTCAAATTTTGACTATGATGATAGGAATGTTTACGATAGTGGCTGTGGTTAACCCGTGGATGATCATCCCCATAGTTATCATCAATGGAATCTTCTACGTGATTCGGTTCTACTACCTTAAAACGGCGCAGGACATCAAACGACTCGAGGGGATCG CAAAGAGTCCCATGTTTTCACACGTCACTTCTACTTTGGATGGGCTAACGACAATACGAAGCCGAGGCACCGCAGTAGAATCAATGTTGCGAAAAGAATTTGATCGTCTTCAAGACGAACACACCAGGGCCTCGTACCTTACTATTGCAGGGGCCTCTGGTTTTGGGCTGACCCTCGATATTTGTTCAGTGATTTTGATTGCTTGCGTTTGCTTTTCATTCATCCTCATGGACGACG GAAACTTTCTCGGAGGATCTGTGGGACTTGCTATATCTCAATCTCTGGCGATGTCTGGAGTGGTTCAATATGGTATGTGGCAGACTGCTGAAGTAATCTCGCAGATGACATCGGTCGAAAGAGTATTACAATATACAAACTTGCCTAAGGAGGGACCGTTTACGACTGAGCAGCCTCCGTCACCCACTTGGCCTTCCGATGGTGGTTTGATCTTTAAGAACGTTACCATGAGATATGCCGATAATGAACCACCTGTCTTAAAG GACCTGAACGTGGATATAAAACCTGGTTGGAAGGTTGGCATAGTGGGAAGAACAGGTGCTGGTAAATCGTCGCTAGTTTCGGCATTGTTTCGATTACATGACGGAGGTACGGAcggtgaaataataatagatgGGATTAACACGAGGTCAGTGGGGCTGCACGAGCTACGTCGCGGCATCTCGATAATCCCTCAGGAGCCTATTTTATTCTCGGAAACTCTCCGCTATAACTTGGACCCCTTTGGACATTACTCAGACACCGAGCTTTGGCACAGCCTCCGTGAAGTGGAACTTGAAAATATGACTTCATCCTTGGACATTCCAGTTGCCGAAGGTGGAGCTAACTTCAGCGTTGGCCAACGTCAATTAATCTGCCTGGCCAGAGCCATCCTTAAGGAGAATAAGCTACTCGTGCTTGACGAAGTCACTGCTAACATTGATCCTAT CACTGACAAATTGATTCAGAACACCATAAGTCGAAGATTTGCAGAATGCACAGTTGTGACAATAGCGCATCGGTTGAACACGGTAATGAACAGTGACCGAGTTTTGGTTATGGGAGAAGGCCGAATCCTT GAGTACGATCATCCACATTTGCTGCTGAAAGATCGAAATGGTTACTTTTCGCAAATGCTTCAACAAACCGGAACAACAGTGGCAGATGAACTTGCGGCGATTTCCGAACGTAACTATAACAGTCAACCGAACATTAGAGTCCGGGAGCCATCAAACGAAGTCATCACCGCTGCCAGTGAATAA